The sequence ACGTGAACATGATCTCTCCCATAATGCCTATACCCTTCTTCTTCCAGGTGGTCTGCAACCATTATGGGGAATCGGGGTGACATCCTTTATCATCGTCACTTTCACCCCGGCAGCCTGAACGGCTCTTATCGCCGGCTCCCTTCCGGGACCGGGACCGCTCACGTAAACATTAGCTGACTTCAGCCCAAAGGTCTTTGCCTTTTTCGATGCGTCATCCGCCGCCACCTGGGCCGCAAACGGCGTCCCCTTCCTAGTGCCCTTAAAGCCCCTGTTGCCACCGCTTGACCAAGCTATGACGTTTCCATTCATATCGCTGATTGTGACTATAGTGTTGTTAAAAGTAGCCTGTATGTTGACCACTCCATGTTCAACGAATTTCTTTGTTTTCTTTTTTGTGAATTTTCTGCTCATTTGGAAAAACCCTTATTTGCCGGCTTTTTTCTTCTTCGCTATCGCTGTACCCCTGCGACCCTTTCTGGTTCTTGCGTTCGACTTGGTTTTCTGTCCCCTTACCGGAAGTCCTGTCCTGTGCCTAATACCCCTGTAGCAACCTATCTCCACTAGGCGCTTTATGTTGAGCTGAACCTCCTTTCTCAGATCTCCCTCAACGGTGTACTCGCCTTCAATTATCGTCCGCAGTTTTGTTACTTCCTGATCGTCAAGATCCCCTGACTTTTTGTTTACATCTATACCGGCCTTATCGAGTATAACGTTTGAAGTCGCCCTACCTATACCGTAGATATACGTAAGACCTACCTCTACTCTTTTGTTAAGCGGTATATCAACACCTGCTATCCTAGGCATTAAGGCATATCCTCCTTAGTGCTATCCTTGTCTCTGCTTGTGCCTTTTGTTGACACAGATCACCCGCACGACCCCCTTGCGCTTGATGATCTTGCACTTGTCGCATATTTTTTTTACCGATGCCCTCGTTTTCACTTTGCTCTCGCCCCTGTCTTCACTTCTTGAGCCTGTAGGTAATCCTTCCCTTCGTAAGATCGTAGGGAGATATCTCAAGTTTTACCCTGTCTCCAGGAAGTATCCTTATGAATCTGGTTCTCATTTTACCGGACACATAAGCCAGCACCTCGTGATTGTTCTCTATCTCGACCATGAACATCGCATTGGGCAAAGCTTTGGTTATAGTTCCTTCAAACTCTATTTTCTCTTCTTTCTCCATCACCCGTTCCTAGTGAATCCTTTCGGTAAGAATTTCAGGGCCGTTATCCGTAAGGGCCACAGTATGCTCAAAATGAGCGGAAAGTTTACCATCATAAGTAACCGCCGTCCACCCGTCTTCGAGTATCTTCGTTTTCTCCGACCCCTCGTTTACCATAGGTTCTATGGCCATGACCATTCCAGAACGAAGTCTTATTCCTCCTCCCTTACCATTCGGAGGAATAAAATTCGGCACTTGCGGCTCCTCGTGAAGTTCCCTGCCTATTCCGTGACCGACAAAATCTCTGACTATAGAAAAACCCTCATTTTCAACATAGGTCTGTATCTCTTTTGATATATCCAGAACTCTGTTTGAACTTTTCACCACGTCTATGCCCCTATAGAGGGAATCCCTGGTAACCCGAAGCAGTTTTTCGGCAACAGGACGGATTTCACCGACCGCAACCGTTATTGCCGAGTCGGCGTAATAACCGTCTAGCAGTACTCCGAAATCTATTCCTACTATGTCCCCGTCCTTAAGCATCTTTTTCTTCGAGGGAATACCGTGCACTATCTCTTCGTTAAGGGCAAAGCACACCGACGCTGGATAATTTGCGTAACCTTTAAAAGCAGGCTTAAAGCCTCCTGTTGCGCACATTCTTTCCGCAATCTCGTTAAGCTCCCAGGTGGTCACTCCTTCCTTTGCCTCTTCCTCAAGCCTCATAAGCACTTCGGAAACCACCCTGCCAGCAGCCCTCATGCGTTTAAGCTCTTCTCTGTTCTTCAAGCGAATCATTATTGCAACCGCTTCAGCACACCGTCTATTCTCTCGGCGATATCCGATATCTGTCCTATTCCCTCAACTGCACGCAGAACGCCGGTTTTTTCGTAAAAATCCTTAAGAGGAGATGTCTGATCCTTGTAAACTCTAAGTCTGTTCCTTATAACATCCTCCGTGTCGTCCCGCCTGCCCTCTATTTTCTGGCGTTTGGTTATTCGCTGCACAACTTCCTCGTCGGGAACCTCAAGAGAAATAACTGCGTCAATGCCGATTCCGGCATCAGTGAGAATACCGTTAAGAGATCTTGCCTGCTCCAGAGTTCTAGGAAAACCGTCAAGCATAAAACCTCTCTCGCCGATCGCAGATATTTTCTGTCTTATTATTTCCGTCACGACTTCATCAGGTACAAGCTCTCCCTTGTCCATGAACGACTTAGCGTAAAGCCCAACTTCAGTCTCGTTTTTCATGGCTTCACGCAGCACATCACCAGTCGATATATGCTCAACCTCGTATTTTTCCCTGATGAAATCAGCCTGCGTTCCCTTTCCAGCCCCTGGCGGCCCAAACAGTATCAATCTCATAGTCTTTGGTATTCTCCCTTGCGTCAGAATCTGTACCTCTGGGGTTCCTTCATTCCCCTCTTCTTTATAAATCCTTCATAACTGTGAGTTATCAGAAAAGATTCGATCTGCTGCATGAAATCAAGTGTTACTCCTATTACGATAAGAAGTGACACGCCTCCGAAGTAAAACGGCAAATTAAAAGGTTCTCTCTCAAGAAACGCCGGCAACACGCAGACCGCCGCCACGTATATAGCCCCTATAAAAGTAATTTTTCCGAGCACATTGCCTATGTACTCCGATGTCTTTCTGCCCGGCCTTATTCCCGGTATGTTTCCGCCGTTTTTCCTCAGGTTATCCGAGAGATCGTCCGGGTCGTAAATTATTGAAGTATAGAAGAAGGCAAAGAATATTATGAGTATTGCAAAGATCAGGTTGTATACGAACACGTTTTGAAACACAAGGTCAGAGAAGGTGCGAATAGCCGGAACATCGGCAAACGTAACAATCGTAGCGGGGAAAATAAGGATCGAAGAAGCGAAGATCGGAGGAATGACCCCCG is a genomic window of Candidatus Dadabacteria bacterium containing:
- the rpsK gene encoding 30S ribosomal protein S11, which produces MSRKFTKKKTKKFVEHGVVNIQATFNNTIVTISDMNGNVIAWSSGGNRGFKGTRKGTPFAAQVAADDASKKAKTFGLKSANVYVSGPGPGREPAIRAVQAAGVKVTMIKDVTPIPHNGCRPPGRRRV
- the rpsM gene encoding 30S ribosomal protein S13: MPRIAGVDIPLNKRVEVGLTYIYGIGRATSNVILDKAGIDVNKKSGDLDDQEVTKLRTIIEGEYTVEGDLRKEVQLNIKRLVEIGCYRGIRHRTGLPVRGQKTKSNARTRKGRRGTAIAKKKKAGK
- the rpmJ gene encoding 50S ribosomal protein L36, whose translation is MKTRASVKKICDKCKIIKRKGVVRVICVNKRHKQRQG
- the infA gene encoding translation initiation factor IF-1; the encoded protein is MEKEEKIEFEGTITKALPNAMFMVEIENNHEVLAYVSGKMRTRFIRILPGDRVKLEISPYDLTKGRITYRLKK
- the map gene encoding type I methionyl aminopeptidase; its protein translation is MIRLKNREELKRMRAAGRVVSEVLMRLEEEAKEGVTTWELNEIAERMCATGGFKPAFKGYANYPASVCFALNEEIVHGIPSKKKMLKDGDIVGIDFGVLLDGYYADSAITVAVGEIRPVAEKLLRVTRDSLYRGIDVVKSSNRVLDISKEIQTYVENEGFSIVRDFVGHGIGRELHEEPQVPNFIPPNGKGGGIRLRSGMVMAIEPMVNEGSEKTKILEDGWTAVTYDGKLSAHFEHTVALTDNGPEILTERIH
- a CDS encoding adenylate kinase, whose product is MRLILFGPPGAGKGTQADFIREKYEVEHISTGDVLREAMKNETEVGLYAKSFMDKGELVPDEVVTEIIRQKISAIGERGFMLDGFPRTLEQARSLNGILTDAGIGIDAVISLEVPDEEVVQRITKRQKIEGRRDDTEDVIRNRLRVYKDQTSPLKDFYEKTGVLRAVEGIGQISDIAERIDGVLKRLQ